The window CGAGCCCATGGCCATCGGCCGCGGCGTGCGGTTCCGGGCGGTACTGGACCGGGCCGTCCTGGCAGAGCCGGGCATCATCGACGACGCGATCGATTCACTGGGCAAGGGCGTGCAACTGCGTGTCGCCGACGAGCTGCCGATGAAACTCGTACTGGCCGATGCCGACCTCGGCCTCGTCCCCCTCGCGGTCACACCGGACGGGGAGCCCGGCGCCGTGCTGCTGCACCGCAGCGGCCTGCTGGACGCGCTGGACGCCCTGTTCGAGACGGTATGGCGCACCGCCCACCCGCTCGCGCTGTCGGCCACCGGCGGAGAGGCCGAAGCCACCATCGAGGTCGGTCCGCACGGTCCGACCGAGCTCGACCGCAGGATCCTCGGGCTGCTCCTGGCCGGCCTGACGGACCTGACTGCGGCCGCACAACTCGGTCTGTCGCCGCGCACGCTGCACCGGCGCCTGCGTCACCTCATGGACATGGCCGGAGTCCACAGCCGGATGCAGCTCGGCGCCTACGCGGTCCGAAACGGCTGGGCGGAGCCTCCGCAAGCGTGACCGGCCGGCGACGGCGGCGGTCGTCTGTGCGCCGGGCACACTCACCGCCGGGTTGGCTGTGATCTCAGCACGGTTCCGGCCGCAGAGGCCTGTTCATGGTGCCTCGCATTCACACCGAACCCGATGGTGTGCGTGTCGGTACCAGTGCCAGGAGGGCAGCCGATGAGCGCAGTCTCAGTACGGACCGGAACCGCCGGAGTCACGGACGGGGCCGGCGGTCCGCAGCCCGTGGGTGCCTACTTCGAACGCATGCCGTTCGGGAGGGCCCACGTGTTGATCGCCTTCGCGCTGTTCATGGCCTTCGTCATCGAGTCGTGGGAGCAGCTTGCCCTCGTCTACGTCTCCGCGGACCTCGGCGACGCCTTCACCCTCGACGCCGGACGGATCGGGTGGGTTCTGTCGGCCGTGGCCCTCGGCATGATCCCCGGCGCGCTCGTCTGGGGGCCGGTCGCCGACCCGGATCGGCCGCCGGGCCGTGTGCCTGTGGAGCCTCGGTTCGTACGGCGCAATAGCCCTGGCCGGCGCCTTCTCGCCGAACTTCACCACGCTGATGGTCACCCGGGTGCTCTCGGGGATGGCCCTGGCCGGCATCTGCACCGTCACCTTCCCCTACTTCCTCGAACTGCTCCCGGTCAGGCTGCGCGGCCGGGCCGCCGTCTACCTGTCGATCGGCTGCCCATCGGCGTTCTCGCCGCCGTGGGCGTGACCCAGGCACTGTCCGGGATGGGCTGGCGCGTGCCACAGGGTTCTCCTCCACGGTGCTGTTCATCACCGCGTTCCCGGTGGTGGCGCGATCCGCGCTCACCGGGCGGCAAGTGGCCCCGCTCGACCGGGCAGCGGTCGCGGACTGAGACCACCCTCTCCCCAGACAGGAAACGGCGACGGGCGGTCACCAGCGCGGTGACTGCCGCCGCTT is drawn from Streptomyces sp. NBC_01232 and contains these coding sequences:
- a CDS encoding helix-turn-helix domain-containing protein; the protein is MLDVLGLEPDDERVYRALLGRPNSTALLLSDEIALPHAHIDKALSRLVEWGLVTRSADDRFTAAPPAMALGALISQRRDGLRMAEHALVTFAEEHRAAMTGSSINDLIEIVTGVDAIRHRFLQVQQAARTQVRSFITAPFVALPPDENTAEPMAIGRGVRFRAVLDRAVLAEPGIIDDAIDSLGKGVQLRVADELPMKLVLADADLGLVPLAVTPDGEPGAVLLHRSGLLDALDALFETVWRTAHPLALSATGGEAEATIEVGPHGPTELDRRILGLLLAGLTDLTAAAQLGLSPRTLHRRLRHLMDMAGVHSRMQLGAYAVRNGWAEPPQA